Proteins co-encoded in one Anguilla anguilla isolate fAngAng1 chromosome 16, fAngAng1.pri, whole genome shotgun sequence genomic window:
- the LOC118215385 gene encoding secretory carrier-associated membrane protein 2-like isoform X2 produces the protein MSGFVNNPFVDPVDVNPFQDPAVTQATSTGVDNIEEFNPFSDTTAAVHQDGTTIPATVPSSQPAVLQPSVEPSPQATAAVAQANLLRQQEELERKAAELDRKEQELQSRGASTGRENNWPPLPKSFPIKPCFYQDFSEEIPLEYQKVCKMMYYLWMFNCVTLFLNVLACLAYFTVDAAYGVDFGLAILWFILFSPCSFLCWYRPVYKAFKSDSSFSFFFFFFVFFIQVVVFIIQSVGIPKWGNSGWISAISVIGTNIAVAVVMMVVAGLFTICAVLSVILLKMVHSMYRRTGASFQKAQQEFSQGVLTNRSFQTAASTAASSAAQGAFQRN, from the exons ATGTCTGGATTTGTCAACAATCCCTTTGTTGACCCAGTGGACGTCAATCCTTTCCAG GATCCTGCAGTAACCCAAGCGACTAGCACTGGCGTAGACAACATCGAGGAATTCAATCCCTTCTCTGATACCACAGCAGCG GTCCACCAAGATGGGACCACGATTCCTGCAACCGTGCCCTCCTCCCAGCCTGCTGTGCTGCAGCCGTCAGTGGAGCCCAGTCCACAG gccactGCGGCCGTCGCCCAGGCCAACCTGCTGcggcagcaggaggagctggagaggaaaGCGGCCGAGCTGGACCGTAAGGAGCAGGAGCTCCAGAGCAGGGGGGCCTCCACAG gAAGAGAAAATAATTGGCCACCTCTTCCCAAGAGCTTTCCAATAAAGCCTTGCTTCTACCAGGATTTCTCTGAGGAAATTCCCCTCGAATATCAAAAAGTTTGCAAGATGATGTACTACCTATGGATGT TTAACTGTGTGACTCTGTTCCTGAATGTCCTGGCTTGTCTGGCCTATTTCACTGTGGACGCGGCTTATGGTGTGGACTTTGGCCTGGCCATCTTGTGGTTCATCCTGTTTTCCCCCTGCTCTTTCCTGTGTTGGTACAGGCCGGTCTACAAAGCCTTCAA GTCTGACAGCTCCTtcagtttcttcttcttcttcttcgtcttttTCATCCAAGTGGTGGTGTTCATCATCCAAAGCGTGGGCATCCCAAAGTGGGGAAACAG TGGCTGGATATCTGCCATTTCAGTAATCGGAACAAACAtcgctgttgctgttgtcatgATGGTGGTGGCAGGCCTCTTCACAATCTGTGCTGTACTGTCCGTCATCTTACTTAAAATG GTGCACTCCATGTACCGGCGGACAGGCGCCAGCTTCCAGAAGGCCCAGCAGGAGTTCTCTCAGGGTGTCCTCACTAACAGAAGCTTCCAGACTGCTGCGTCTACCGCTGCCTCCTCCGCCGCCCAAGGAGCGTTCCAGAGGAACTag
- the LOC118215385 gene encoding secretory carrier-associated membrane protein 2-like isoform X1 — protein MSGFVNNPFVDPVDVNPFQDPAVTQATSTGVDNIEEFNPFSDTTAAVHQDGTTIPATVPSSQPAVLQPSVEPSPQATAAVAQANLLRQQEELERKAAELDRKEQELQSRGASTGRENNWPPLPKSFPIKPCFYQDFSEEIPLEYQKVCKMMYYLWMFNCVTLFLNVLACLAYFTVDAAYGVDFGLAILWFILFSPCSFLCWYRPVYKAFKSDSSFSFFFFFFVFFIQVVVFIIQSVGIPKWGNRFLPSNLLLCSVSWRLLCKCQPLCSAPLTPLCPSPVLLYISFLSHLETKWCTAKVESHIQPHPTLLFTPTNCSEILIEIYKLFFIFKFLFNI, from the exons ATGTCTGGATTTGTCAACAATCCCTTTGTTGACCCAGTGGACGTCAATCCTTTCCAG GATCCTGCAGTAACCCAAGCGACTAGCACTGGCGTAGACAACATCGAGGAATTCAATCCCTTCTCTGATACCACAGCAGCG GTCCACCAAGATGGGACCACGATTCCTGCAACCGTGCCCTCCTCCCAGCCTGCTGTGCTGCAGCCGTCAGTGGAGCCCAGTCCACAG gccactGCGGCCGTCGCCCAGGCCAACCTGCTGcggcagcaggaggagctggagaggaaaGCGGCCGAGCTGGACCGTAAGGAGCAGGAGCTCCAGAGCAGGGGGGCCTCCACAG gAAGAGAAAATAATTGGCCACCTCTTCCCAAGAGCTTTCCAATAAAGCCTTGCTTCTACCAGGATTTCTCTGAGGAAATTCCCCTCGAATATCAAAAAGTTTGCAAGATGATGTACTACCTATGGATGT TTAACTGTGTGACTCTGTTCCTGAATGTCCTGGCTTGTCTGGCCTATTTCACTGTGGACGCGGCTTATGGTGTGGACTTTGGCCTGGCCATCTTGTGGTTCATCCTGTTTTCCCCCTGCTCTTTCCTGTGTTGGTACAGGCCGGTCTACAAAGCCTTCAA GTCTGACAGCTCCTtcagtttcttcttcttcttcttcgtcttttTCATCCAAGTGGTGGTGTTCATCATCCAAAGCGTGGGCATCCCAAAGTGGGGAAACAG ATTCCTGCCGTCTAATCTGCTGCTGTGCTCTGTTTCCTGGCGGCTTCTCTGTAAGTGTCAGCCACTCTGTTCTGCTCCACTAACTCCCCTCTGTCCTTCACCTGTTTTACTGTACATaagctttctctctcacttggAAACAAAATGGTGTACTGCTAAAGTGGAGTCACATATTCAGCCACACCCAACACTGCTATTTACCCCAACAAACTGCAGTGAAATACTTATTGAAATTTATAagctgttctttatttttaaatttttattcaatatttga